TCGATAACGACGACCTCGAGGAATTCCTCGGCGGAAACTCCAATCTCTTTGGAGATTCGGCGACACCTTCGTTTGAAAACAGGCTCAACGTTGAGTACTCATCGATTATTCGCGATCCGTACGACTTCCCACCACCTCCGGGAGAGTCAGCGACGGGAAACACCTGCTCAAAGAAGATTTCAATTTTTACCGAAGCAACCGTGGGTGACCTCGATGTGGACTGGAATGCCGCCAATAACTTTGGTCGTACCCGTCTTGGACTCGAAGGCGTCATCTCAAACGTGGATTGTGGAACATGAAGATACGTAACCTATTCACATTCGCACTCGCTGGCCTCGTGTGGACTTCCAGCGCTCAGGCCCAGCAAGATCCGACTCGTATTGGTGCCGGCCAGCTCCCTTATATCATGGTGATTCTCGATACGTCGGGCTCCATGGAATACACCGATGACGGTGATGAGACCTATCCTGAAGATGGCTCAGGTGACGAGTGGGTGCCGGGAAGCAATATGGGGCTCGACCCTTCTTCCCCAAGCCCCGGCCCCGAGCGCTTTGGACCGTGTTTCATTTGGGAGCCCGAGTCTTGCGGTGACTACCAGCGACCCGGGTGGCGGATGTCGCCAGATATCCCTGAGTGGGGCTGGGACTTGATCAACGACAGCAATCAAAGTCATTTGCGTGACCGATGGGACGCCATCCGGGGAAGCTCGTCTACGGGGATTCGCCTGAATCCGCTTTCGCAGCCTCGTCACGTCACGATGAAGGAAATCCTCACAGGAGACATGGTGCTCTGGACCGAGGATCAAATCTCGAGTTCAAACACGCCCTTGAACCCACAATTGGCGCCCGGGTGTTGGTTTGTGCCTCGTCAACGTGACGCGAGTATCCAATCCATTGACGAGCAAAATTACTGCTCTGGACAGGATCGTTTCGAGAAACTCCCCGATCACGCTGAGCCTCGTCCGCATTTTCAAGAGACCTTCGATGCACAGCTGGATAACGGTCTTCTCGATGTCCTAAGCACCTCCGCGATCTTCGCGGTCGGTATGCTGGACGGATACCGCGAAGAAATGAACGATTGGCCAGACAAGCTCAATGACGACTTTGATGGCGACGCGCCTTCAAGCACCGCTATCGCACGAACGAGCGGGACCAGCGAAGACCAGTCAGATCATTATAATCTCGGACTCTATCAAGTCGTTGGGCCGAAGAAGATCGACATCCCAAACTCGTATCTCGCCGAGATTTCACGCCACGTTCAGGTCGCGCTCGTTGACTCAGGCTACGTGCACCGTCAGGACAGTGACCCGTGGAAGCTGAGCCTCAAAGAGAAAGGTGGAAAAAACAAGAGCGTTCAAGGTCGATCCGAACTCGGACTTACGTACTCGACTGGTGTTAAAGACTTCCTCGACGAGGATGTCCTCGGAAAGCAACCGATAGCCCGCGCAACACCTCTGGCTGCAGCCGTGATGGACGCGCGCCAGTTCATCGAGAACGATGACCGATTTTCGGACGATCCCTACCAAGAGTGCCGCTCAAAGCAGGTAGTGATTGTCACAGACGGCTTCCCCGACCCAGAGCTTCCTGGTGGAGCCGGTTCGGGCCTAGGAAGCGAAGGCTTGGCGCCAATTTTCGGCTACACGGACCTCTCGAAGTACAACTACGCAACCGCTGAGGACGAGATCCATGATTTTGTCCATCCGACCTCCTCGGATTACAAGTTCATGTCGCGCGTACACGTGGTCGCCTTGAATGCCGGCGCAGACAACGCGACGACCGCAAGAATCGCCGATAAAATGTCGGAGATGGCCATCCAAGGACAAACCTGTGCTAGCTACGCACTCGGCCCAGACTGGATGCCTGCACCGCACGGAGCCTGTGACCCAGCCACTCGTGCTTGCCTCGTCGGAGGTCAACGCTCCTATTCCACGTATGTGCCACCAGATGGAGACGGATCGTCCGCATCTTGTCTCTACCCGGCCCTTATTCTATCCCCACCACAACCAGGCTGGACCTCGTCTTATCGCGACTTTGTGCAAGAGGCCCTCGCCTCAACTCTAGGAGCGATCGTGGGTGGGGCGGGTGTTGCCTCGAGAACCCGTGCCGTTGTGAGTGATTTCCTCGACGACGATAGCCTTCTCGGTGGCGGTCAGTATCGCGTGTATTCCGGTTCTCGTATTCAAGGCAGCGCCTTCTGGCGCGGAATCTTGAATCGCGAAACCCTTCCTTGCGACACTTCCGTCGCTAACTCGTTCACCGAGGGAACAGGGCTCGACGACGGAAATCTCTTGAGTCAAGCTCTGCACGAGGACATCGGCGAGCAGGTTAAATGTGGACCTGTTGACGAAGGTGATTGTTCTGTGACTCCGGCCGACAACCGACGTATTTTCACCTCGATCCCGGTGGATGAGCTCTGGGACTTCGATGTGGACAACTACGGGGCACCTCCTTCAAACTCGTATGATACATTGCACCCAGTCTATCAGTTCCGCTACGACATGATGACGACTGCGGAAGCAAAGGACGAGTTCCGTGGCACGACGCTGCCAGGAACGGTGCAGAATCCGCAGTTCGCCGTTGGTACACGTATCCCGCTCTACGGAGACGAGATTGAAGACGTTCTCGATGATGACACCGACTGGAGACCCACTCCAGGGCTTCTTGACTACTTCGCGGTGGCGGACTCGGCCGAGCTGAACAAAATGTTCGCCGTACACCGTGGGCGTGTGCCTCAAAAGGCCACCGGCGATCCAAGTACTTCGCGCGTCTTGACTGGTATCCTCAACGGAAACCCTGTCGTTGTGCCTCCGCCAATTCGCGATATCCCAATCGAGAGCTACCGTCTCTTCCGCGCCACTTATGGCGACCGGCCTACTATGATGTATACGCCGACCATGGATGGCCAACTACACGCCATCCATGTGGGTGAGTTGACCGGAAGAATCGCGGTCCGTGACTTCGTCGAAGATAACTCATGGGCGGACTCTCAAGACGCTGCGCGCACTACCGCGGGGGCAAGCCCCGACGGGACTGCAGCGTTCCAGCGAGAAGCTTGGGCCTACATCCCCAATATGGTCTTAAGGCAACTCGGAGGTAACTCCATTTCGCAGCCCTATTGGATGGACGGCTCTCCGGTGGTCAAAGACGTTCGATTATGCCAGCCAAACC
This Microvenator marinus DNA region includes the following protein-coding sequences:
- a CDS encoding PilC/PilY family type IV pilus protein translates to MKIRNLFTFALAGLVWTSSAQAQQDPTRIGAGQLPYIMVILDTSGSMEYTDDGDETYPEDGSGDEWVPGSNMGLDPSSPSPGPERFGPCFIWEPESCGDYQRPGWRMSPDIPEWGWDLINDSNQSHLRDRWDAIRGSSSTGIRLNPLSQPRHVTMKEILTGDMVLWTEDQISSSNTPLNPQLAPGCWFVPRQRDASIQSIDEQNYCSGQDRFEKLPDHAEPRPHFQETFDAQLDNGLLDVLSTSAIFAVGMLDGYREEMNDWPDKLNDDFDGDAPSSTAIARTSGTSEDQSDHYNLGLYQVVGPKKIDIPNSYLAEISRHVQVALVDSGYVHRQDSDPWKLSLKEKGGKNKSVQGRSELGLTYSTGVKDFLDEDVLGKQPIARATPLAAAVMDARQFIENDDRFSDDPYQECRSKQVVIVTDGFPDPELPGGAGSGLGSEGLAPIFGYTDLSKYNYATAEDEIHDFVHPTSSDYKFMSRVHVVALNAGADNATTARIADKMSEMAIQGQTCASYALGPDWMPAPHGACDPATRACLVGGQRSYSTYVPPDGDGSSASCLYPALILSPPQPGWTSSYRDFVQEALASTLGAIVGGAGVASRTRAVVSDFLDDDSLLGGGQYRVYSGSRIQGSAFWRGILNRETLPCDTSVANSFTEGTGLDDGNLLSQALHEDIGEQVKCGPVDEGDCSVTPADNRRIFTSIPVDELWDFDVDNYGAPPSNSYDTLHPVYQFRYDMMTTAEAKDEFRGTTLPGTVQNPQFAVGTRIPLYGDEIEDVLDDDTDWRPTPGLLDYFAVADSAELNKMFAVHRGRVPQKATGDPSTSRVLTGILNGNPVVVPPPIRDIPIESYRLFRATYGDRPTMMYTPTMDGQLHAIHVGELTGRIAVRDFVEDNSWADSQDAARTTAGASPDGTAAFQREAWAYIPNMVLRQLGGNSISQPYWMDGSPVVKDVRLCQPNPERNQNFQACRVLRDTAADESQYLTGDQQWRTVLVQGMGEAGTGYFAMDVTRTGGLRAGAASRSVDRPDPVVLWELTPEWETLQVRGLLNRSNTAASARVTGPTSMVTGLINLLDTQCNTAEKVWSQSLMGKSVSQPEIATIVVGYVQNGNTILEQRPVAVFGGGLPDGQNCGLPTGSAVYVVDLQTGSILRRFVHHMDGSTEVPFASENVGFTGSPTLYDSNVGAVATRGYIGDTRGRIFKIDLTSPNPEDWEMVMAVDPANNAAINSTSFSGPLGPAAGKPAIAVGPSRQLVVTYGLGEPGDTTTAGQTQAVISFEEDGNNFPINWYKIFPEGEKMTGDPLVFNRAVYFPTYAAPPGDACVPGAARIYGVNYYNESGSTDLEGIFDPADPDFEGGAADGLSVDPGGEYFQLDETLIRGLTLTLGPVCTGRGIGDASSDLDNSRYAVQQPQLIAQTGAAPDSGMSIRDKAPGGADAIGRITKNLARKRGPVVPLNWSLIY